Proteins encoded within one genomic window of Macrotis lagotis isolate mMagLag1 chromosome 3, bilby.v1.9.chrom.fasta, whole genome shotgun sequence:
- the AREG gene encoding amphiregulin, with protein sequence MFSGDQSTDGFKLSLVTEVFSGNEYDYYEEYEEDPQLSGYILDDSIRVEQVMKPKKNRTESGKNSKTRRKNNKDRKKKPKKMVNPCDEKYKHFCIHGECKYIESLGVVTCKCHTNFFGERCGEQSMKTHSTRDGGHSITVLAIVTALLSVLCFSAIVVIIIQIRKSHTNVHDKEAEERKHLQQESGNGSFRV encoded by the exons ATGTTTTCTGGGGACCAAAGCACAGATGGGTTCAAGCTATCTTTAGTAACTGAAGTGTTCTCAGGAAATGAATATGACTACTATGAAGAGTATGAGGAAGACCCACAACTGTCTGGATATATCTTAGATGATTCAATCAGAg tTGAACAAGTGATGAAACCCAAGAAAAATCGAACAGAAAGTGGAAAAAACTCTAAGACCAGAAGAAAGAacaacaaagacagaaagaaaaagccGAAAAAGATGGTGAATCCATGTGAtgaaaaatacaaacatttttGTATTCATGGTGAATGCAAATACATAGAAAGTCTAGGAGTAGTGACTTGCAA GTGTCATACAAATTTTTTTGGTGAACGGTGTGGAGAACAATCAATGAAGACCCACAGTACAAGAGATGGGGGACACTCCATCACAGTACTAGCCATTGTGACTGCCCTACTGTCAGTGCTTTGCTTTTCAGCCATTGTCGTCATTATCATCCA gATTCGGAAATCACATACCAATGTTCATGACAAAGAAGCTGAAGAAA